From one Burkholderia latens genomic stretch:
- a CDS encoding putative quinol monooxygenase: MNEPYLQVIAHFFAKPGNGDRVVELLAELATATRAEPKNIDYAYFRSPVEPDHIVILERYRSADGLDVHRETPHFQRIGVGAIIPLLDRRDVTCYMVQPDTGTATPPGGAR, encoded by the coding sequence ATGAACGAGCCTTATCTGCAGGTCATCGCGCATTTCTTTGCGAAACCCGGCAACGGCGACCGCGTGGTGGAACTGCTCGCGGAACTCGCGACGGCCACGCGCGCGGAGCCGAAGAACATCGATTACGCGTACTTCCGGTCGCCGGTCGAGCCCGATCACATCGTGATCCTCGAGCGCTACCGCAGCGCGGACGGCCTCGACGTGCATCGGGAAACGCCGCATTTCCAGCGGATCGGCGTCGGCGCGATCATTCCGTTGCTCGATCGCCGCGACGTGACGTGCTACATGGTGCAGCCGGACACCGGCACGGCGACGCCACCGGGAGGCGCCCGATGA
- a CDS encoding iron-containing alcohol dehydrogenase, translated as MNPFQFRTVPTQIVEFGAARRLGALLRERFPALARMCVVTDAFLHRSGVLAPALASLADHGWHVTVIDDVIADPPEHVVLEATARAVAADAEIVLGLGGGSSMDVAKLIAVLAPGRQPLADMYGVDKVTTSRLPLVQMPTTAGTGSEVTAVAIVTVGEARKMGVVSPHLFADVAILDAELTLGLPRAATAATGIDAMVHAIEAYTSSRLKNPVSDMLAVHALTLLSRNLLKACDDGNDRHAREAMLVGAMFAGQAFANAPVAAVHALAYPVGGIFHVPHGLSNALVLPHVLRFNAPAAASLYAELAAVVAPAATGSDEARTRALIDEIDRLIVATGIPRTLREVGIGEGDLPRMASDAMLQTRLLVNNPRDVTEADALAIYRSAW; from the coding sequence ATGAACCCGTTTCAGTTCCGTACCGTTCCGACGCAGATCGTCGAATTCGGCGCCGCGCGCCGGCTCGGCGCGCTGTTGCGCGAGCGCTTTCCGGCGCTCGCGCGGATGTGCGTCGTCACCGATGCGTTCCTGCATCGCAGCGGCGTGCTCGCGCCCGCGCTCGCGAGCCTGGCGGACCACGGCTGGCACGTGACCGTGATCGACGACGTGATCGCCGATCCGCCCGAGCACGTCGTGCTCGAAGCGACCGCGCGGGCGGTGGCGGCCGATGCGGAGATCGTGCTCGGGCTCGGCGGCGGTTCGTCGATGGACGTCGCGAAGCTGATCGCGGTGCTTGCGCCGGGCCGGCAGCCGCTCGCGGACATGTACGGCGTCGACAAGGTGACGACGTCGCGGCTGCCGCTCGTGCAGATGCCGACCACGGCCGGCACCGGCTCCGAAGTGACGGCCGTGGCGATCGTCACGGTCGGCGAAGCGCGCAAGATGGGCGTCGTGTCGCCGCACCTGTTCGCGGACGTTGCGATCCTCGACGCCGAGCTGACGCTCGGCTTGCCGCGTGCGGCCACGGCCGCGACGGGTATCGACGCGATGGTGCACGCGATCGAGGCCTATACGTCGTCGCGGCTGAAGAATCCGGTGTCCGACATGCTGGCCGTGCACGCATTGACGCTGCTGTCGCGCAATCTGCTGAAAGCCTGCGACGACGGCAACGATCGGCACGCGCGCGAAGCGATGCTGGTCGGCGCGATGTTCGCGGGTCAGGCGTTCGCGAACGCACCGGTCGCGGCCGTGCATGCGCTCGCTTATCCGGTCGGCGGCATTTTCCACGTGCCGCACGGGTTGTCGAATGCGCTCGTGCTGCCGCACGTGCTGCGCTTCAACGCGCCGGCGGCCGCATCGCTGTATGCGGAACTCGCGGCGGTCGTCGCGCCGGCCGCGACGGGCAGCGACGAAGCGCGCACCCGCGCACTGATCGACGAGATCGATCGGCTGATCGTCGCGACGGGCATTCCGCGCACGTTGCGTGAAGTCGGGATCGGCGAGGGCGACCTGCCGAGGATGGCGTCGGATGCGATGCTGCAGACGCGTCTGCTCGTGAACAATCCGCGCGACGTGACCGAAGCCGACGCATTGGCGATCTATCGCAGCGCGTGGTGA
- a CDS encoding putative glycolipid-binding domain-containing protein yields MTESQTDDAARTRCVAWQIVQTWQGAEWCRLAETRAGIDLSGSVAGAIGGTPFRVDYAIACGADWLTRSVRVTHWRDAQPPREFQFECEAGRWTIDGADAPALAGATDIDLGFSPSTNTLPIRRLGLAVGASAVIHTAWLRFPAFDLVRGEQRYTRTAERVYRYESGTYAADIAVDDAGLVIDYDEWRRIGAAPAP; encoded by the coding sequence ATGACCGAATCCCAAACGGACGATGCCGCGCGCACGCGCTGCGTCGCGTGGCAGATCGTGCAGACGTGGCAGGGTGCCGAATGGTGCCGGCTCGCCGAAACGCGCGCGGGCATCGACCTGTCGGGCTCGGTCGCGGGCGCGATCGGCGGCACGCCGTTTCGCGTCGACTATGCGATTGCGTGCGGTGCGGACTGGTTGACGCGCTCGGTGCGCGTCACGCACTGGCGCGACGCGCAACCGCCGCGCGAGTTCCAATTCGAATGCGAAGCGGGACGCTGGACGATCGACGGCGCCGATGCGCCGGCACTGGCGGGCGCGACCGACATCGATCTCGGCTTCAGCCCGTCGACCAACACGCTGCCGATCCGGCGTCTCGGGCTCGCGGTCGGTGCGTCGGCAGTCATTCATACCGCGTGGCTGCGCTTTCCGGCGTTCGACCTCGTGCGCGGCGAGCAGCGCTATACACGCACGGCCGAACGTGTCTATCGCTACGAGAGCGGCACGTATGCGGCCGATATCGCGGTCGACGATGCAGGGCTCGTGATCGACTACGACGAATGGCGGCGGATCGGCGCGGCGCCCGCGCCGTGA
- a CDS encoding sulfonate ABC transporter substrate-binding protein codes for MNDTPHARLETPPANPRRRRWLHGAAATAAGLALGPLAELAAHAQGSDKRLRIGFQKYGNFVVLKARGTLEKRLASQGVTVQWLEFPAGPQLLEGLNAGAIDVGTVGETPPIFAQAAGVDFVYIGNEPPAPHGEAIVVLPDSPIRSVAQLRGKKVALNKGSNVHYLLVKALEHAGLAYTDIQPIYLTPADARAAFVQRSVDAWVIWDPYLAAAERQLGARVIADGEGLVRNTQYYLASRQYAAAQRPVLRALLDEVDAVDRWGRDHVPDVAAQLSPLVGLDAPTLEVALKRTGYGVQPITDATLAYQQNIADAFSTLKLIPGKVTVANAR; via the coding sequence ATGAACGACACACCGCACGCCCGACTTGAAACGCCCCCGGCGAACCCGCGCCGCCGCCGCTGGCTGCATGGCGCGGCCGCCACCGCTGCGGGGCTCGCGCTCGGCCCGCTCGCGGAGTTGGCTGCGCACGCGCAAGGCAGCGACAAGCGACTGCGGATCGGTTTCCAGAAATACGGCAACTTCGTCGTGCTCAAGGCGCGCGGCACGCTCGAGAAACGGCTCGCAAGCCAGGGCGTAACGGTGCAATGGCTGGAATTCCCGGCTGGTCCGCAGCTGCTCGAGGGGTTGAACGCGGGCGCGATCGACGTCGGCACGGTCGGCGAGACGCCGCCGATTTTCGCGCAGGCCGCCGGCGTCGACTTCGTCTATATCGGCAACGAGCCGCCGGCGCCGCACGGCGAAGCGATCGTCGTGCTGCCCGATTCGCCGATCCGCTCCGTCGCGCAACTGCGCGGCAAGAAGGTCGCGCTGAACAAGGGTTCGAACGTCCACTACCTGCTCGTGAAGGCGCTCGAACACGCGGGCCTCGCGTACACGGACATCCAGCCGATCTACCTGACGCCTGCCGACGCGCGCGCCGCGTTCGTGCAGCGCAGCGTCGACGCGTGGGTGATCTGGGATCCCTATCTCGCGGCCGCCGAACGACAACTCGGAGCACGCGTGATCGCGGATGGCGAAGGACTCGTGCGCAACACGCAGTACTACCTCGCTTCCCGGCAATATGCGGCCGCCCAGCGGCCGGTGCTGCGCGCGTTGCTAGACGAAGTCGATGCGGTCGACCGCTGGGGACGCGACCATGTCCCGGACGTCGCCGCACAGTTGTCGCCGCTCGTCGGCCTCGATGCACCGACGCTTGAAGTCGCGCTCAAACGCACCGGTTACGGCGTGCAGCCGATCACCGATGCGACGCTCGCGTATCAGCAGAACATCGCCGATGCGTTCAGCACGTTGAAGCTGATTCCCGGCAAGGTGACGGTCGCCAACGCGCGCTGA
- a CDS encoding DUF427 domain-containing protein: MSINPDTPSRPVKSPGPDHPILIEPHSSRVVVKVAGKIVADTRHALVLREASYPAVLYVPREDADMSLLQRTGHATYCPYKGDCAYYSIPAGGERATNAVWTYEHPHSAVESIRGHLAFYPDRVDSIDESPLVSE; the protein is encoded by the coding sequence ATGTCGATCAATCCCGATACACCCTCTCGTCCGGTGAAGTCGCCGGGCCCCGATCATCCGATCCTGATCGAACCGCACTCGTCGCGCGTCGTCGTGAAGGTGGCGGGCAAGATCGTCGCCGACACGCGGCATGCACTTGTGCTGCGCGAGGCCAGCTACCCGGCCGTGCTGTACGTGCCGCGCGAAGACGCCGACATGTCGCTGCTCCAGCGTACCGGCCACGCGACGTACTGCCCGTACAAGGGCGATTGCGCGTACTACTCGATTCCTGCCGGCGGCGAACGCGCGACCAACGCGGTGTGGACGTACGAGCATCCGCATTCGGCCGTCGAGTCGATTCGCGGGCACCTCGCGTTCTATCCGGACCGCGTCGATTCGATCGACGAGAGCCCGCTCGTCAGCGAGTGA
- a CDS encoding Flp family type IVb pilin — translation MLQYVKSLLRDERGVSSLEYAVLAGIIVVALAAVGTYLSGTTGLQSIFTSLINKVAGLI, via the coding sequence ATGCTGCAATACGTCAAGTCCCTGCTGCGCGATGAACGCGGCGTCAGCTCGCTCGAATATGCGGTTCTCGCCGGCATCATCGTCGTGGCGCTTGCGGCGGTCGGCACGTACCTCAGCGGAACGACGGGCCTGCAGAGCATATTCACGTCGTTGATCAACAAGGTCGCAGGGCTGATCTGA
- a CDS encoding A24 family peptidase, with translation MLYLVQSAATVVLASLAMQDVRARRLPNRTVLAFAMLYVAAAALARDGLAHVAGHVATATVMLAVFGVLHRAGWIGGGDVKLAAAVFLWAGPALAFPVLTIVGASGAACGVVALAIVAHRHGGAPTRTLATRGVPYGVALAMGGALAVWAPFSRVVSLT, from the coding sequence ATGCTCTATCTCGTACAGTCGGCGGCGACGGTCGTGCTGGCGTCGCTCGCGATGCAGGACGTTCGCGCGCGGCGGTTGCCCAATCGTACGGTGCTTGCGTTCGCGATGCTGTACGTCGCCGCGGCGGCGCTGGCGCGCGACGGCCTCGCACACGTCGCCGGCCATGTTGCGACCGCAACGGTGATGCTGGCCGTGTTCGGCGTCCTGCATCGCGCGGGCTGGATCGGCGGCGGCGACGTGAAGCTGGCGGCGGCCGTGTTCCTGTGGGCCGGCCCGGCGCTCGCGTTTCCGGTGTTGACGATCGTCGGCGCGAGCGGTGCGGCGTGCGGCGTCGTTGCGCTGGCGATCGTCGCGCATCGTCACGGCGGCGCGCCAACCCGCACACTCGCGACGCGCGGCGTGCCGTACGGCGTCGCGCTCGCGATGGGCGGCGCGCTGGCCGTGTGGGCGCCATTTTCCCGCGTCGTTTCGCTTACCTAG
- the cpaB gene encoding Flp pilus assembly protein CpaB, whose product MPKPLRMAVLIVAAAIGAFILRQVYVAASTPSAAGTASDVNVRVAAADLPEGLLLRDNDLAWKRMPRAQAPAGAFLESQPGADLKGALLRNGVAAGAPIRAENVIPAGAPDFLAAALQPGMRAISVPVDDVSGNAGLIQPGDFVDVVLTQQIGGSATTPGTFEAETVVRRARVLAVGSEFQRAKAPASAADAPVRARTVTLEVAPRTAQVVLVATRLGSLSLALRSFATRERREAAGGGEQEPDTPPVWAGDVSRAFRDATRSPAARTDTGPRAVPQGNTVVIYRGSSVDDGSRGGGGIGTPGIPPLPSGWPGTPVAQGAPAAGNVAGTTAQVPGAVVPQ is encoded by the coding sequence ATGCCCAAACCGCTGAGAATGGCCGTGCTGATCGTCGCCGCCGCCATCGGCGCGTTCATCCTGCGCCAGGTTTATGTCGCCGCGTCGACGCCGTCGGCAGCTGGCACGGCTAGCGACGTCAACGTGCGAGTCGCGGCGGCCGACCTCCCGGAAGGGCTGCTGCTGCGCGACAACGATCTCGCATGGAAGCGCATGCCGCGCGCGCAGGCGCCGGCCGGTGCGTTCCTCGAATCCCAGCCGGGCGCGGACCTGAAGGGGGCGCTGCTGCGCAATGGCGTCGCCGCGGGTGCGCCGATTCGCGCGGAAAACGTGATTCCGGCTGGCGCGCCGGACTTTCTCGCTGCCGCGCTGCAACCGGGCATGCGCGCGATCTCGGTGCCGGTCGACGACGTGTCGGGCAACGCTGGGCTGATCCAGCCCGGCGACTTCGTCGACGTCGTGCTCACGCAGCAGATCGGCGGATCCGCGACGACACCCGGTACGTTCGAAGCGGAGACGGTCGTGCGCCGCGCGCGCGTGCTCGCGGTCGGCTCGGAATTTCAGCGTGCGAAGGCGCCCGCGAGCGCAGCCGACGCGCCGGTGCGCGCGCGCACCGTCACGCTCGAGGTCGCGCCTCGCACCGCGCAGGTCGTGCTGGTCGCCACGCGCCTCGGTTCGCTGTCGCTCGCGCTGCGCAGCTTCGCCACGCGCGAGCGCCGCGAGGCCGCAGGCGGCGGCGAACAGGAGCCCGATACGCCACCGGTGTGGGCCGGCGACGTGTCGCGCGCATTCCGCGACGCGACGCGTTCGCCGGCCGCGAGAACGGACACGGGCCCGCGGGCGGTGCCGCAGGGCAACACGGTTGTGATCTATCGCGGCTCATCGGTTGACGACGGCTCGCGCGGTGGCGGCGGCATCGGTACGCCCGGCATTCCGCCGCTGCCGTCCGGCTGGCCGGGTACGCCGGTTGCGCAGGGTGCGCCCGCCGCCGGCAACGTCGCCGGCACGACGGCGCAAGTGCCGGGCGCGGTGGTGCCGCAGTGA
- a CDS encoding type II and III secretion system protein family protein: MVRTVRWIAFWWLACVVAPGAALAQRAHAPDAGAALTIATGKGEMLSLPEPATAMFVADPSIADIQVPSPRTVFVIGKKAGTTTLIALGASHRPILRRTVIVQVDTASLQAVLDSRFPQLKLSVSGAPGSLMVSGKVPGAADADAVMQSLAPYVNDKEKIVNRLTLSRPIQVNLRVRVTEVSRNITQQLGINWSSLGAAGNFVGGLFGGRTLFDPTTKLFNLSPTGAYSVLGGFRAGRWSIDFVLDALDQEGLITMLAEPNLTAMSGQTASFLAGGEIPIPVAQAGNTTGAITVEFKPFGVSLDFTPTVLADNRISLKVRPEVSEVDPNNSVTTGGVTVPGLSVRRVETTVELSSGQSFAIGGLLQSQTANTVSQIPGLGRLPIIGRLFSSKNFQDNKTEVVVIVTPYIVQPTGPGQLEQALDTVARPSSDLEFAIQRNLGLDLLSGDTPRLVGAAGFVY, encoded by the coding sequence ATGGTGCGCACGGTTCGTTGGATCGCTTTCTGGTGGCTGGCCTGTGTCGTCGCGCCGGGCGCCGCGCTCGCGCAGCGCGCGCACGCGCCGGACGCCGGCGCGGCGTTGACCATCGCGACCGGCAAGGGCGAGATGCTGTCGCTGCCGGAACCGGCGACCGCGATGTTCGTCGCGGACCCGAGCATCGCGGACATCCAGGTGCCGTCGCCGCGCACCGTGTTCGTGATCGGCAAGAAGGCCGGCACGACCACGCTGATCGCGCTCGGCGCGAGCCATCGGCCAATCCTGCGCCGGACGGTGATCGTGCAGGTCGACACCGCATCGCTGCAGGCGGTGCTCGACAGCCGTTTTCCGCAATTGAAGCTGTCGGTGTCGGGCGCTCCGGGCTCGCTGATGGTGTCCGGCAAGGTGCCGGGCGCGGCCGACGCGGACGCCGTGATGCAGTCGCTCGCGCCGTACGTGAACGACAAGGAAAAGATCGTCAACCGGCTCACGCTGTCGCGGCCGATCCAGGTGAACCTGCGTGTGCGCGTGACCGAGGTGAGCCGCAACATCACGCAACAGCTCGGCATCAACTGGAGCTCGCTCGGCGCGGCCGGCAATTTCGTCGGCGGGCTGTTCGGCGGGCGCACGCTGTTCGATCCGACGACGAAACTGTTCAACCTGTCGCCGACCGGCGCGTATTCGGTGCTCGGCGGCTTCCGCGCGGGGCGCTGGTCGATCGACTTCGTGCTCGACGCGCTCGATCAGGAAGGGCTGATCACGATGCTCGCGGAGCCGAATCTCACCGCGATGTCCGGCCAGACCGCGAGCTTCCTCGCGGGCGGCGAGATTCCGATTCCGGTCGCGCAGGCCGGCAACACGACCGGCGCGATCACCGTGGAGTTCAAGCCGTTCGGCGTGTCGCTGGATTTCACGCCGACCGTGCTCGCCGACAACCGGATCAGCCTGAAGGTGCGCCCGGAGGTGAGCGAGGTCGACCCGAACAACAGCGTGACGACCGGCGGCGTGACGGTGCCGGGCCTGTCCGTGCGCCGCGTCGAAACCACGGTCGAGCTGTCGAGCGGGCAGAGCTTTGCGATCGGCGGGCTGCTGCAGAGCCAGACGGCCAATACCGTGTCGCAGATCCCGGGGCTCGGCCGGCTGCCGATCATCGGCCGGCTGTTTTCGTCGAAGAACTTCCAGGACAACAAGACCGAGGTGGTCGTGATCGTCACGCCGTACATCGTGCAGCCGACCGGCCCCGGGCAGCTCGAGCAGGCGCTCGACACCGTCGCGCGGCCGAGCAGCGATCTCGAGTTCGCGATCCAGCGCAATCTCGGGCTCGACCTGTTGTCGGGCGACACGCCGCGTCTCGTCGGCGCGGCGGGCTTCGTGTACTGA
- a CDS encoding CpaD family pilus assembly lipoprotein: protein MRVRTLFTAPLPLALAACLSAPPPVNLPDARAIGFDGVRAVPPDCAKLMQPSHLVDAGFGRPGVPFGCATYTNLAAMLARPEDLVAPVPYGGADAQVAADAVRRYVEDRVKQAAPAKALTTTGAPGH from the coding sequence ATGCGAGTTCGGACGTTGTTCACCGCGCCTTTGCCGTTGGCGCTCGCGGCGTGCCTGTCGGCGCCGCCGCCGGTCAACCTGCCCGATGCACGTGCGATCGGATTTGACGGCGTGCGCGCGGTGCCGCCCGACTGCGCGAAGCTGATGCAGCCGTCGCATCTCGTCGATGCGGGATTCGGGCGGCCCGGCGTGCCGTTCGGCTGCGCGACCTACACGAATCTCGCGGCGATGCTCGCGCGCCCGGAAGACCTCGTCGCCCCCGTGCCGTACGGCGGTGCCGACGCGCAGGTCGCGGCCGACGCGGTGCGCCGCTACGTCGAGGATCGTGTGAAGCAGGCTGCGCCGGCCAAGGCGCTGACGACGACCGGCGCGCCCGGCCATTGA
- a CDS encoding AAA family ATPase: MPPMNILARQNVKRADAAAAADLLAVVSDAGSEDVIRRVAQDLSITRAHVEAGNCDDAIGLLQQHERSPRQLIVDVSDSVMPVSDLMRLADVCDPSVRVVAIGTQNDVGLFRNLLGIGVQDYIVKPLTVDLMRRALTTTESVVQVRTGKIVSFVGARGGVGTTTIAVSLARCLAGEKRRRVAYVDLDLYGGGANSMLGLSSNNGLVELLSMEQRPDDALFDRMLVTKGDRLHVLSAELAYGEDAQLRDDAIERLVDMMKDRFHYVLFDVGNRVGKLSEDALAVSDLVYIVADRSVHAAYEAARLARFVKEMPGERMLSMVLNNPLEPVKGRVARADFEDAFGGVQLRELPHDPQSLAIAENLGEPIEGAKHRGFPEEIRMLANGITGESMAVAEPWYARFVKWRKGS, from the coding sequence ATGCCGCCCATGAACATCCTCGCCCGTCAGAACGTCAAGCGCGCCGACGCCGCCGCAGCGGCGGACCTCCTCGCGGTCGTGTCCGATGCCGGCAGCGAGGACGTGATCCGCCGTGTCGCGCAGGACCTGTCGATTACGCGCGCCCACGTGGAGGCCGGCAATTGCGACGACGCGATCGGGTTGCTGCAGCAGCACGAGCGCTCGCCGCGCCAGCTGATCGTCGACGTATCGGACTCGGTGATGCCGGTGTCGGACCTGATGCGGCTCGCGGACGTATGCGATCCGTCGGTGCGGGTCGTCGCGATCGGCACGCAGAACGACGTCGGGCTGTTCCGCAACCTGCTCGGCATCGGCGTGCAGGACTACATCGTGAAGCCGCTGACGGTCGATCTGATGCGGCGCGCGCTGACGACGACCGAGTCGGTCGTGCAGGTGCGCACCGGCAAGATCGTCAGCTTCGTCGGCGCGCGCGGCGGCGTAGGCACCACGACGATCGCGGTGAGCCTCGCGCGCTGCCTGGCGGGCGAGAAGCGGCGGCGTGTCGCGTACGTCGACCTGGACCTGTACGGCGGCGGCGCGAACTCGATGCTCGGGCTGTCGAGCAACAACGGGCTCGTCGAATTGCTGAGCATGGAACAGCGCCCCGATGACGCGCTGTTCGACCGCATGCTCGTCACGAAGGGCGACCGGCTGCACGTGCTGTCCGCGGAACTCGCTTATGGCGAGGACGCGCAGCTGCGCGACGATGCGATCGAGCGGCTCGTCGACATGATGAAGGACCGCTTCCATTACGTGCTGTTCGACGTGGGCAACCGTGTCGGCAAGCTGTCCGAGGATGCGCTGGCGGTATCGGATCTCGTCTATATCGTCGCCGACCGCTCGGTGCACGCCGCGTACGAAGCCGCGCGGCTCGCACGCTTCGTGAAGGAAATGCCGGGCGAGCGGATGCTGTCGATGGTGCTGAACAATCCGCTGGAGCCGGTCAAGGGGCGCGTCGCGCGCGCCGATTTCGAGGATGCGTTCGGCGGTGTGCAGCTGCGCGAGCTGCCGCACGATCCGCAGTCGCTCGCGATCGCGGAGAACCTCGGCGAGCCGATCGAAGGCGCGAAACACCGCGGCTTCCCGGAGGAGATCCGGATGCTCGCGAACGGCATCACCGGCGAATCGATGGCCGTCGCCGAGCCGTGGTATGCGCGCTTCGTCAAATGGAGGAAAGGATCGTGA
- a CDS encoding CpaF family protein translates to MTFGTRKRPTQDRAPAGPPAAPRDDSPAPAPVASPAPASGSASGSASGYASPRGAATADTQEALIRSGKFDAIRTAVFASMNMSAALMKTRDEVRAGIEQVAAHTVERERLKITAGEQVLIVDAILNDMFGVGPIEPLLADDTVSDILVNGPDQVYVERAGRLELTPLKFRDNAHVTSVAQRIAAAVGRRVDESSPMVDARLADGSRVNVVLPPIAMRGASISIRKFAKRDITLARMAHQGNISHAMLQVLKIACACRLNIVISGGTGSGKTTLLNALSQHIEEHERIVTIEDAAELQLLQPHVVSLETRPENTEGLGGISQRDLVRNALRMRPDRIILGEIRGAEAFDVLQAMNTGHDGSMTTIHANSPRDAISRLESMVMMANANLQLLSIRRQIASAVHLFVQVERMRDGVRRVTRITEIVGMEGEVVITQDLFAFRQEGDTTRDVVKGVFEASSLRPAFAPRAAYYGVEDALSEVFRQ, encoded by the coding sequence GTGACGTTCGGTACCCGCAAACGGCCGACGCAGGACCGCGCGCCGGCGGGCCCTCCCGCTGCGCCGCGCGACGACTCGCCTGCGCCGGCTCCGGTCGCGAGCCCGGCGCCGGCGTCCGGTTCCGCGTCCGGTTCCGCGTCCGGTTACGCGTCCCCGCGCGGGGCGGCAACGGCCGATACGCAGGAAGCGCTGATCCGTTCCGGCAAGTTCGATGCGATCCGCACGGCGGTGTTCGCGTCGATGAACATGTCGGCCGCGCTGATGAAGACGCGCGACGAAGTGCGGGCGGGCATCGAACAGGTGGCCGCGCATACGGTCGAGCGCGAGCGCCTGAAGATCACCGCGGGCGAGCAGGTGCTGATCGTCGACGCGATCCTGAACGACATGTTCGGCGTCGGGCCGATCGAGCCGCTGCTTGCCGACGACACCGTGTCCGACATCCTCGTCAACGGCCCCGATCAGGTGTACGTCGAACGCGCTGGCCGGCTCGAACTCACACCGCTGAAGTTTCGCGACAACGCGCACGTGACGAGCGTCGCGCAACGGATCGCGGCGGCGGTCGGGCGTCGCGTCGACGAGAGCAGCCCGATGGTCGACGCGCGTCTCGCGGACGGCAGCCGCGTGAACGTGGTGCTGCCGCCGATCGCGATGCGCGGCGCGTCGATCTCGATCCGCAAGTTCGCGAAGCGCGACATCACGCTCGCGCGGATGGCGCATCAGGGCAACATCTCGCACGCGATGCTGCAGGTGCTGAAGATCGCGTGCGCTTGCCGGCTGAACATCGTGATTTCCGGCGGCACAGGCTCGGGCAAGACGACGCTGCTCAATGCGCTGTCGCAGCACATCGAGGAGCATGAACGGATCGTGACGATCGAGGATGCGGCGGAGCTGCAACTGCTGCAGCCGCACGTCGTCAGTCTCGAGACGCGGCCGGAGAATACGGAAGGGCTCGGCGGCATCTCGCAGCGCGATCTCGTGCGCAACGCGCTGCGGATGCGGCCGGACCGGATCATCCTCGGCGAAATCCGCGGCGCGGAGGCGTTCGACGTGCTGCAGGCGATGAACACGGGCCACGACGGCTCGATGACGACGATCCACGCGAACTCGCCGCGCGACGCGATCAGCCGCCTCGAAAGCATGGTCATGATGGCGAACGCGAACCTGCAGCTGCTGTCGATCCGCCGCCAGATCGCGAGTGCCGTGCATCTGTTCGTGCAGGTCGAGCGGATGCGCGACGGCGTGCGGCGCGTGACGCGCATCACCGAGATCGTCGGGATGGAAGGCGAGGTCGTCATCACGCAGGATCTGTTCGCGTTCCGCCAGGAAGGCGACACGACCCGCGACGTCGTGAAGGGCGTGTTCGAGGCGTCGTCGCTGCGGCCCGCGTTCGCGCCGCGGGCCGCATATTACGGCGTCGAGGACGCACTTTCGGAGGTATTCCGGCAATGA
- a CDS encoding type II secretion system F family protein, which translates to MNAADVFALGAFIVILAIGVGLSALFERARHAPEQRIRARMRHLAPTPAGRETGAAAASGVALFDLPRRHGRARAWLQRYVTRVRAVAGQRGIRIVVASTIAGAIAAIVVVKLVTLPRLLYPLIYVGLPLLAMRASYRALIERFRMRFLAAFPDAIDLIVRAVRAGIPVTQAISAVGENAAEPVRSTFRTMGDSLRVGVDLKDVLTQAADRLMIADFSFFTVYLLLQRETGGSLGETLDELSSIIRTRRDIRLKTRALTAEGRITTKIISAVPFVMIGALFLVNRTYVMLLFDTHAGRVMLTIAAVLLTIGLLTIHKISKLDTAR; encoded by the coding sequence ATGAATGCGGCCGACGTATTCGCGCTGGGCGCATTCATCGTGATCCTCGCGATAGGCGTCGGGTTGTCCGCGTTGTTCGAGCGCGCGCGCCACGCGCCGGAGCAGCGCATTCGCGCGCGCATGCGGCATCTCGCACCGACGCCCGCGGGCCGCGAGACCGGTGCGGCGGCGGCGTCCGGTGTCGCGCTGTTCGACCTGCCGCGCCGGCACGGGCGCGCGCGCGCGTGGCTGCAGCGCTACGTCACGCGCGTGCGCGCAGTCGCCGGCCAGCGCGGGATACGGATCGTCGTCGCGAGCACGATCGCCGGTGCGATCGCGGCAATCGTCGTGGTGAAGCTGGTCACCCTGCCTCGCCTGCTGTATCCGCTAATCTACGTCGGCTTGCCGCTGCTCGCGATGCGCGCGAGTTACCGCGCACTGATCGAGCGCTTCCGGATGCGCTTTCTCGCAGCGTTTCCGGACGCGATCGATCTGATCGTGCGCGCGGTGCGCGCGGGCATTCCGGTCACGCAGGCGATCAGCGCGGTGGGCGAGAACGCGGCCGAGCCGGTGCGCTCGACGTTCCGCACGATGGGCGACAGCCTGCGCGTCGGCGTGGATCTGAAAGACGTGCTGACGCAAGCGGCGGACCGGCTGATGATCGCGGATTTCTCGTTCTTCACCGTCTATCTGCTGCTGCAGCGCGAAACCGGCGGCAGCCTCGGCGAGACGCTGGACGAACTGTCGAGCATCATTCGCACCCGCCGCGACATTCGCCTGAAGACGCGTGCGTTGACCGCCGAGGGGCGCATCACGACGAAGATCATCTCGGCGGTGCCGTTCGTGATGATCGGCGCGTTGTTCCTCGTGAACCGCACGTACGTGATGCTGCTGTTCGATACGCACGCAGGGCGCGTGATGCTGACGATTGCGGCGGTGCTGCTGACGATCGGTCTGCTGACGATTCACAAGATCTCGAAACTGGATACCGCGCGATGA